One Ostrea edulis chromosome 2, xbOstEdul1.1, whole genome shotgun sequence genomic region harbors:
- the LOC125680335 gene encoding ral guanine nucleotide dissociation stimulator-like isoform X6 has translation MWETQKIRVIKAGTLEKLVESLVTFKGELDSTYVNVFLATYRTFATPKQVLELLVKRYKWLQKDSRENKDRKENNENQQKTFKSVISVWMDTYPDDFRDHPDYTCLTTLESFSRQFIPESDLELRARHKIEKFQSEAVSKSDGGIKFQFSIVEEVDHMIDAEYQKPLEFLDIPNQRLAEQLTYKDAELFKRVIPHHCLGAVWARRDRKLGKGGTIAPSVLATIDQFNRVSLRVIATILRTRDIKSSQRAKILQKWIEIAQDLRQQKNFSSLKAIISGLQSHSVYRLRRTWSSLTKESIDTFQELADIFSNDNNQILSRELLMKEATAKFADLDSNNKMLRRRNLQKRRSWIENGIVQGTVPYLGTFLTDLTMIDTAVPDRTECGLINFEKRRKEFEVLAQIKLLQSAAQIYHFQENKRIWSWFDSVRVYDENECHDMSCIIEPIKEGPSRLKKKSASLSSLLKVVRYGDNLGTRPPRYEGSKLSLLSCGLDSSSICSSNLDSPASPSQGMSHSSSTSSLLSCDSDTTVSSPFRSSDTCVIRVRFESSPESDTHVYKSIMLKNADHTHTVIDKVLDKYSKKGPTSNFCLLQVLSDGELLIPEKVNVFYAMNNSDGSEPVFVVRTKQDQEARIQHRKRGRRKLKNWSL, from the exons ATGTGGGAGACCCAGAAGATTCGAGTAATCAAAGCTGGTACCCTGGAAAAACTGGTGGAAAGTTTGGTCACTTTTAAGGGGGAGCTTGACTCAACATATGTTAACGTATTCCTGGCCACATACAGGACATTTGCAACCCCGAAGCAGGTTCTGGAACTTCTCGTAAAAAG atataaatGGCTTCAGAAGGACAGCCGAGAGAACAAagacagaaaagaaaacaacgAGAATCAGCAAAA AACGTTTAAGTCTGTAATATCAGTATGGATGGACACCTACCCTGATGATTTTCGAGACCACCCCGACTACACATGCCTGACCACCTTAGAGTCGTTCTCACGCCAGTTTATTCCAGAGAGTGATCTAGAACTGAGGGCTCGACACAAAATAGAAAAGTTTCAATCAGAGGCTGTCTCTAAATCAG ACGGAGGGATTAAGTTCCAGTTTTCTATTGTGGAGGAGGTGGATCACATGATTGATGCTGAATACCAGAAACCGCTAGAATTTTTGGACATACCCAATCAACGACTAGCGGAGCAGCTCACCTATAAAGATGCG GAATTATTTAAACGGGTGATTCCCCATCATTGTTTGGGAGCTGTGTGGGCGAGGAGAGACCGGAAACTGGGCAAGGGGGGTACTATAGCCCCTAGCGTGCTGGCCACAATTGACCAGTTTAACAGAGTGTCATTACGGGTAATAGCCACTATACTGAGGACCAGAGACATCAAATCCTCACAGAGGGCGAAAATCCTCCAGAAATGGATAGAGATAGCCCAG GACCTGCGACAACAAAAGAATTTTTCCTCTTTGAAAGCCATTATATCGGGACTTCAATCCCATTCTGTATATCGATTGAGGAGAACTTGGTCTTCCCTTACAAA AGAAAGCATTGATACATTTCAAGAGTTGGCAGACATTTTTTCCAACGACAATAACCAGATATTATCTCGAGAATTACTCATGAAA GAGGCCACAGCCAAGTTTGCTGATCTTGATTCCAACAATAAGATGCTAAGGAGACGAAATCTACAAAAGCGCCGGTCTTGGATAGAAAAT GGCATTGTTCAGGGTACAGTGCCATATTTGGGGACCTTCCTGACTGACCTTACTATGATAGACACAGCTGTTCCCGACCGCACCGAATGCGGCCTCATTAACTTTGAGAAACGCAGAAAAGAATTCGAGGTCCTGGCTCAAATCAAACTTCTCCAATCAGCTGCGCAGATTTACCACTTCCAGGAAAATAAACGGATTTGGTCCTGGTTCGATTCCGTCAGagtttatgatgaaaatgaatg cCATGACATGTCTTGTATAATTGAACCCATCAAGGAAGGTCCCAGTCGATTGAAGAAGAAATCTGCAAG TTTATCAAGTTTGCTCAAAGTTGTCAGATATGGTGATAA TTTGGGTACACGGCCACCGCGGTACGAGGGCAGTAAGCTGTCTCTGTTGAGCTGTGGACTGGACAGTTCCAGCATCTGTAGTTCTAATCTGGACTCTCCCGCTTCTCCCTCACAAGGA ATGTCCCACTCTTCCTCCACGTCCTCGCTCCTGTCATGTGACAGTGACACCACCGTGTCGTCACCATTCCGATCTTCCGATACTTGTGTCATCAGAGTCCGCTTTGAGTCCAGCCCTGAATCAGATACTCATGTGTACAAAAGTATCATG TTGAAGAATGCAGATCACACCCACACTGTGATAGATAAAGTATTGGACAAATACTCTAAAAAAGGTCCCACCAGTAATTTCTGTCTCTTACAAGTCCTATCTGACGGAG AATTATTGATTCCAGAAAAAGTGAACGTGTTTTATGCCATGAACAATAGCGATGGTTCTGAACCGGTGTTTGTGGTGCGAACCAAACAGGACCAAGAAGCTCGTATTCAACACAGAAAGCGGGGTCGACGGAAACTAAAAAACTGGAGTCTATAA